In the genome of Maribacter forsetii DSM 18668, the window CATTTTGTCACTTTTAGGATATGATTTTACAAAACGCTCAAACTGGTAGCCTGCCATGTTGTAATCTCCACGCATAAAATAACTGTTAGACAAAAAGAACATAACACGCTCACCTTGAGGCTTACCTACATACTTGGGCGCAATTTGCTCAAGTAATCTGTTAGCCCTTCTAAAGTCACCTTCTTCGTAGAAAGTTTCGGCCATGTCGTATTTCGCTTTTACATCATCGTTCTTAAGCACTTTTTGGTACTCGCTACAAGATTGTAAAGCAATGGCAATCAATAGTAATGGAAAAACTCTCCTCATTTTAAAAAACATTTTGCAAAATTAGTGATTATCAATGGATTTAAAAAACATTTTAAACCAATAAAAGTACAGGCTTTACAGCACAAGAATGTCCTACTAAGTGAAGATTTAACGAATATTTATGCTGGTATGCGTATCATAGATTCCATAAATGAAACAATTCTATGCTTTAAAGCATCACTAGCCGTAATTAATGGTAACCGCACAAAGGGTTTTGCCAAGCCTAAATATTCAAAAATAACTTTGATACCTGCTGGGTTTCCTTCTTCGAAAATCAACTTCATACCATCTTGCATTTTGTAGTGGTAGCTATAGGCTACTTCAGTATTACCATCTAATCCTTCATGAACCATTTTTGAAAATTCTTCTGGTAAACCTTGACCAATAACTGAAATTACCCCGTCACCACCGGCAACTATTGTTGGTAAGGACGTAATATCATCTCCAGAAAGTACTAAGAAACCTTCTGGTCTTTTTGATATGAGTTCTTGAACTTGGGTCATATCTCCGCAAGCTTCTTTAACCGCAACGATTTTGTCAAATTTCTTTGCCAAACGTACTACTGTCTCTGGTAACATATTACTACCTGTACGACCTGGTACATTATATAGAATAATAGGCAAAGGCGAAGCTTGCGAAAGTGCTGCGAAATGTTGATAAATACCTTCTTGCGTAGGTCTGTTGTAATACGGAGAAACAGATAAAATGGCATCATACGCAGATAAATCTGCAGATTTTAGCTCTTCTACCAATGCCATGGTATTATTACCCCCTATACCTATAACCAAAGGCAAAGCACCTTGATTTGCTTCTTCTACGGTACGCATGACCAATTGCTTTTCTTCTTTTGATAAGGTTACCGATTCTGCCGTAGTTCCTAAAACCACCAAGTAATCTATGTTGCCTTCAATATTAAAAGCTACAACTTTTCTAAGAGCCTCTACATCTACTGATCCATCTTCTTTAAAAGGCGTTATTAACGCTACTCCTGCTCCCCTTAAATCTTTCATAATTAAATCTCTTTAAAAATGCCCAAGTACTTTTTCAATTCTTTTTTAAATATCTGAAAGTCCTTTAATGGCGTATCTAACATTAAATCATTGTAAGTAGGTCCCACTTCTTTGAACCCTACTTTTAAACGAGCCTTCGCCTTCACCGACATTAAATTCAACAACAGGCTATCCTCATTATAATAATTCACTAATAGGTCATATTCCCGTCCTAAAAACTCAAGGGCATAGCTGTTTTCAATTTCACCGTTCCACCCTAAGTCTTTATCTGAAAAAAC includes:
- the dapA gene encoding 4-hydroxy-tetrahydrodipicolinate synthase — its product is MKDLRGAGVALITPFKEDGSVDVEALRKVVAFNIEGNIDYLVVLGTTAESVTLSKEEKQLVMRTVEEANQGALPLVIGIGGNNTMALVEELKSADLSAYDAILSVSPYYNRPTQEGIYQHFAALSQASPLPIILYNVPGRTGSNMLPETVVRLAKKFDKIVAVKEACGDMTQVQELISKRPEGFLVLSGDDITSLPTIVAGGDGVISVIGQGLPEEFSKMVHEGLDGNTEVAYSYHYKMQDGMKLIFEEGNPAGIKVIFEYLGLAKPFVRLPLITASDALKHRIVSFMESMIRIPA
- a CDS encoding DUF6913 domain-containing protein; the encoded protein is MFLKGIKDKFKRKSGRKILKQLLATPVAVTREGKGIRSVGCIVDLDKFEKSEVFFQFQEELSLHPNAVKIIGYKRFYDKNSPYATPVFSDKDLGWNGEIENSYALEFLGREYDLLVNYYNEDSLLLNLMSVKAKARLKVGFKEVGPTYNDLMLDTPLKDFQIFKKELKKYLGIFKEI